The DNA window GATCGGCGACTTGGCGGTCCGCTTCGGGAAGGAATGTCCCTGCGGCAGAGGACTTCCCCTTTTGGAACGGATCGAGGGCCGCACCTTTGACATGGTGATCTGCAGCAACGGGAACATGATCTCCGGCACCTTTTGGACCTTGTTGTTCAGGAGTATTCCAGGGATAAGGATGTTCCGGGTCCACCAGGTGAGGAAAGAGCGTATCAAAATCACCCTGGAGGTGGATGATGAATTCAATCCCGGAGGCCTCAAGATCCTGGCGGCAAGGATTCATGAGAAGAGCGGTCATGGCATGAAAATAGATTTCGATCTGGTTTCAAGGATCCTTCCCGGCGAATCCGGCAAGCACCGTTTCGTGGTATCCGATGTAGCGAGGGATTACTTTTCGTTATGAAAGTATTGTCCATCTTTTACAAAGACAAAAGGGGGGGATTCACCAGGCGGCTTTGCCGGCTTCTGGATTCGATGGCGAAGGAGGGCCATTCCGTGTTTTTCATCGGTTCCAGACCTATGTCCCTGGAAGGCCCAGGCGTTTTCCAGGATATCATTCGCGCACCCTGCCGTGACAGAGAAAACATCATTTTCTGGTTGTCTTTCATCCTGTTGTCTTCTTTAAAGGCTTTCCGGGTCGCCAAAAGACACGGGATCGATCGAATCATCACCTTCGGCCCGTTTTATACCGCATTGTGCTTCTTACCGATTCTTCTTCTCAGGATTCCCGCCGTGACCTTCATAAGGGCAGACAACATGAAGCACGGGAGAAACCGGGCGAGAAACGTCTTCTTTTATTTGATCGATCGGGTCGGCATCCGGATGAGCCGCCGCACCCTCTTTGTCAGTGAAGCTCTCATGGGAGTCTATCGATCCCGTTATGACCTGCCTGTTGAGAAACTAGATGTTGTTCCCAACAACGCGGATCAAGACTACAGAGTAGATCCGGATGAGCGGTCCCGATTGCGGAATCATTTCGGGATATCCGACGATGCATTCCTCATTTCAACATGCGGGGTCTTTGTCCAGGGAAAAAACTTTGATTTCCTCATCCGCTCCATGGGCGAACTGGGATCAAACCGAGCCAAACTTATCATCATCGGGGATGAGCCCGTTCCCAACGGGGAGAGGGAAAGGCTGGAGAAGATCGCCGTGCGCTCGGGCGTGAAGGACCAGGTCTTCTTTTCCGGTTGGTTGAGCGACCCTCGGCCCCTGATCGCGAGTTCCGACCTTTTCGTGTTTCCAAGCACCCACGAAGGATCTCCGAACGCCCTGCTCGAGACCCTGGGCTGCGGGGTCCCATGCCTTGGATCGAATGTCGAGGGGGTTAGAGAGGTGCTGGGTTACAGGAAACTTCTCTTCAGTCTTGATACACACCGGGAATTGGTTCGGAAACTCAGAAAGTCCATCTTCGATCCGGAGTTCTATCAAAAGTTAAGAATGTTAACCTTCACCAGATATCAGGTCTACTTGTTTGACTGGGAAAAACGGGTAAGGGACGCCATACTGGAGTAACACGGATTCAGGCCGGCCTTCTCCCTGAAAGAAATATCCAGTGGAAAAAATGCGCATAGCAATGATCGGGACGAAAGGGCTCCCTGCCAAATGGGGCGGAATCGAGAGGTACGTTGAAGAAATCTCCAGGAGGCTTTCAAAGCGGGGCCACCAGGTGACGGTTTTCGGCTCGGGATGGTACATGAAAGATCTCCATCAATCAACATACGAA is part of the Deltaproteobacteria bacterium genome and encodes:
- a CDS encoding glycosyltransferase family 4 protein, producing MKVLSIFYKDKRGGFTRRLCRLLDSMAKEGHSVFFIGSRPMSLEGPGVFQDIIRAPCRDRENIIFWLSFILLSSLKAFRVAKRHGIDRIITFGPFYTALCFLPILLLRIPAVTFIRADNMKHGRNRARNVFFYLIDRVGIRMSRRTLFVSEALMGVYRSRYDLPVEKLDVVPNNADQDYRVDPDERSRLRNHFGISDDAFLISTCGVFVQGKNFDFLIRSMGELGSNRAKLIIIGDEPVPNGERERLEKIAVRSGVKDQVFFSGWLSDPRPLIASSDLFVFPSTHEGSPNALLETLGCGVPCLGSNVEGVREVLGYRKLLFSLDTHRELVRKLRKSIFDPEFYQKLRMLTFTRYQVYLFDWEKRVRDAILE